One window from the genome of Eucalyptus grandis isolate ANBG69807.140 chromosome 7, ASM1654582v1, whole genome shotgun sequence encodes:
- the LOC108960903 gene encoding uncharacterized protein At4g02000-like, with protein MAHVDEEHSPRLAALCKSLGRLCSPHDLEVWNDEPTPAKLNECHLTLIGKVFANSPINFQAFQSIMKNVWRTEQVDISQREDGLYVAKFKLLTDKQRISEGGPWVFSGHLVVFKPWIPNTPLHCYDFSTCTFWVQVFGLPLELCTEQIIRKAVMTVGKVLEVRADGQDTFTMRSGRARVEIDFRHPLQTGRLIRINDKTLWLDFRYERLAHYCYLCGKLGHYTTSCPTKSVNVDVLTREDKLPYGQWLRAELKEHSPYRKLYYETKEVEDTVEEVVPETPPTIAPSLPLLPPIPSSGASPSLQPLVTDIPPASKLDGSSHTALIPALAKQKGVQLNINYVHQDKRLKSSRHISKVGPVKS; from the coding sequence ATGGCACATGTTGATGAAGAACATTCGCCTCGTCTGGCTGCTTTGTGTAAGAGCTTGGGACGATTGTGCTCCCCTCATGACTTGGAGGTCTGGAACGATGAGCCTACTCCTGCGAAATTGAATGAGTGCCATTTAACTCTGATTGGCAAGGTATTTGCTAATTCTCCTATCAATTTTCAGGCTTTTCAAAGTATTATGAAAAATGTGTGGCGTACAGAACAGGTGGATATCTCTCAGAGAGAGGATGGTCTCTATGTAGCgaaatttaaattacttactGATAAACAGCGGATTTCAGAGGGGGGACCCTGGGTTTTTTCTGGTCATTTGGTCGTCTTTAAGCCTTGGATTCCCAACACACCGCTGCATTGCTATGATTTTTCAACTTGCACATTTTGGGTGCAAGTGTTTGGCCTGCCCCTGGAATTGTGTACCGAACAGATTATTAGAAAAGCAGTTATGACAGTTGGGAAAGTTTTGGAAGTCAGGGCTGATGGTCAAGACACATTTACCATGAGATCAGGGCGTGCCCGAGTTGAAATCGACTTTCGGCATCCTCTGCAGACAGGTCGTTTGATTAGAATCAATGATAAGACTCTTTGGCTAGACTTTAGATATGAACGTCTTGCCCATTATTGTTATCTATGCGGGAAGCTGGGGCATTATACTACCTCATGTCCAACGAAATCTGTTAATGTTGATGTATTAACTAGGGAGGACAAGTTGCCGTATGGACAATGGTTGCGCGCTGAGCTCAAGGAACATAGCCCGTACCGGAAACTCTATTATGAAACGAAAGAAGTGGAGGATACAGTGGAAGAAGTGGTACCTGAAACTCCCCCTACAATTGCTCCATCCCTTCCTCTGCTGCCGCCTATTCCTTCATCTGGAGCCTCTCCCTCCTTGCAGCCTTTGGTAACTGATATTCCTCCTGCATCAAAACTGGATGGAAGTTCTCATACTGCCTTGATTCCTGCATTAGCAAAGCAGAAGGGGGTTCAGCTTAATATAAATTATGTTCATCAGGACAAGAGGTTGAAAAGTTCTCGCCATATATCAAAAGTTGGCCCTGTTAAGAGCTGA